Proteins from a genomic interval of Equus quagga isolate Etosha38 chromosome 11, UCLA_HA_Equagga_1.0, whole genome shotgun sequence:
- the LOC124247188 gene encoding translation initiation factor IF-2-like, translating into MASAWRRGAGPGNFRVPGAEPAGAGEGAEESAGARRPRTPGARRRARVRADTGRRGRRREARSRKGGRAGRSASLVRVHARRLTSASPRGFRGSRDPPTSRPRWRGTPGAAHSLIQGRRHHLGVGLALPAPAPPPRTRSFQPLANRWAASEEVPTPQTCGIQSGPTGRGSHASARARAPLSSSPAGAAQRAPGSSQGCAPGPAPSSDACALAAPSARERKATPPYVRARAGVTPAIGSVSSSQWPFLPCQSPSPGGLCPTIFWISRGAGL; encoded by the exons ATGGCGTCTGCGTGGAGAC GCGGGGCAGGACCAGGGAACTTCCGAGTTCCCGGAGCGGAGCCAGCGGGAGCCGGGGAGGGGGCGGAAGAGAGCGCGGGCGCGCGTCGGCCGCGCACACCCGGGGCTCGGCGCCGAGCGCGGGTGCGGGCGGACACGGGCCGGCGGGGGAGGCGCCGCGAGGCGCGGTCCAGGAAGGGCGGGAGGGCGGGGCGCTCCGCTTCCCTCGTCCGCGTTCACGCACGGCGCCTCACCTCGGCGTCGCCTCGCGGCTTTCGGGGGTCCCGGGACCCCCCGACCTCCCGTCCCCGGTGGAGAGGCACTCCAGGAGCCGCTCACTCACTTATTCAAGGCCGCCGCCACCACCTCGGCGTCGGGCTCGCCCTGccggcccccgccccgcctccaAGAACACGCTCCTTCCAGCCTCTGGCCAATCGCTGGGCGGCCTCCGAGGAGGTTCCCACCCCTCAGACTTGCGGCATCCAATCCGGGCCCACCGGTCGAGGAAGCCACGCCTCCGCCCGCGCGCGCGCGCCGCTGTCCAGCTCGCCGGCGGGAGCCGCCCAGAGGGCGCCCGGCTCTTCCCAGGGGTGTGCTCCCGGCCCGGCGCCGTCTTCTGACGCATGCGCGCTGGCGGCCCCGAGCGCGCGTGAACGGAAGGCAACGCCCCCGTACGTGCGCGCGCGCGCGGGCGTAACCCCAGCTATCGGCTCGGTCTCCTCCAGCCAGTG GCCCTTCCTCCCTTGTCAGTCCCCATCGCCCGGGGGATTGTGCCCCACCATCTTCTGGATCAGTCGGGGAGCCGGGCTGTGA